In the genome of Bradyrhizobium ottawaense, the window CGGGAAGCGGCTCCAAGCGCGTAAAAATAGTCAGGGGGTGCTGCAAAGTTATGTGACTTATGACACACTTCCCCGACGCGGTTTTACGCGATCCTGATCGTGATGGTTTCAAGCGATTTGCCAAGCGTCTGACAAGATGACTGACCAGGACTTCACAAGGACATTGAAATGAGCAAGCAGGCCGAATTTGCGGTCATTTTGAAGATGAACGCGATGTTCGCGGATCTCGGTGCAGACGAGCTCCAGCGGCTGTCCAATCTCTGTCACACCCAGCACCTGGGGAACGGCGAGGTGCTGTTCCAGAAGGGTGATGCCGGCAACGCGCTGTTCGGCGTGCGCCGCGGCCAGGTCCGCATCGAGACAGGTGCCTCCGACGGCAGCCGGCTGACGCTCAATTTCATGGGCCCGGGCGACCTGTTCGGCGAGGTCGCGGTGCTGGACGGCCAGAATCGGACCGCGGATGCGACCGCGGGCGAGGCCAGCGAATTGTTCGTGCTGCGGCGCGAAGATTTTCTCAGCTTCCTCGAACGCGAGCCGAAGGTCGCGATCAAGATCATCGCGCTGCTGTGCCAGCGCATCCGCTGGCAGAGCGAGCGCATGGAGGAATCCATGCTGCAGCCGCTGCCGGTGCGCCTCGCGCGGCGGCTCTGCGCACTCGCCGCCGATTTCGGTTCCGAGGTGCACATCTCGCAGGAGCAGCTCGGCGTCTTCGTCGGCGCCGCCCGCGAAAGCGTCAACCGCCAGCTGCAGGCCTGGCGCAAGGAAGCGATCCTCGATCTCCAGCGCGGCCGCATCCTGCTGCGGAACATGACCAAGCTGACCGCGATCGCGCGGAACGAGTAGCAGCTAGGCTGCCTCCGGCACATAGTGCAAGAGCAGCAGCTCGGATCGCAAACAGGGCGCAACGGCGTAGGGCCGCCCATCGTCGTCGCTGAATTCGACAAGTACTGTCTCGTCGTCGAACTCTTCGACGATCGTGCCAACGTTTCCCCTCGCCAACCTGTGCTCAGGCAGGTTTGCGAGCAATGCGACGACGTCCAGCGCTCGCGGTGCCCGATCTTCCTTCTTGTTCGTTGCGCTCATCATAGCACCCAACAGGTGACAAAGGTCGGCCGGTCGTCGCCGACCCGTATGATCCATGCGGTTCTTACCACAGCTTGCTTTCGATGTCGCCTGAGCAGGACATCCACCCGCCAGTGGGTGCCCCAGCGATCCGTCGCAACTTCGGACGCATCGCCGGAAATTGCGGCTTCCAGCAGTGCGTCGCGAAGCCACATGGCATCTCCACGCTGAAGGTCTAGTGCGTCGCGGAAAACTCTTGCCTTATGCCGGCCGCGTGGATGCAAGGGATTGAGGCAATAATCTTCGATCTTCCGAATGTCGACGCTCGCTTTCTCACCATTCGGGATGTGCGTCATAGTAACCTGATCCGGCTCCAGCCGCTCGAACCCTACTCCGCCGCGGGGTGGATGATATTCTTCGGCGCTGGCCCTGCTTCCGCTGGTGCCGCTCCGTGATGACCGTCCGTCTCGGCATCCTCGCTGTGCACGATCAGCCGCTTGGCGAAGCGCCAGATCAGGGCGCCGAGATCGTCCATCACCATGAACATCGCGGGCACGAACACCAGCGACAGGATGGTCGAGAAGATCAGGCCGCCGATCACCGCGAGCGCCATCGGCGAGCGGAACTCGCCGCCGGCGCCGACCGCGAGCGCGCTCGGCATCATGCCCGCGGCCATCGCGATCGTGGTCATCACGATCGGCCGGGCGCGCTTCATGCCGGCGTCGATCATCGCCTCTTCGCGCGGCTTGCCGGCGTGAATGGCTTCGATCGCGAACTCCACCAGCATGATCGCGTTCTTGGTGACGATGCCCATCAGCATCAGAATGCCGATCCACACCGGCGTGGTGAGCTGCTTGCCGGTGATGAGCAGGGCCGCGATGGCGCCGCCGATCGAGAGCGGCAGCGAGAACAGGATGGTGAT includes:
- a CDS encoding Crp/Fnr family transcriptional regulator; the protein is MSKQAEFAVILKMNAMFADLGADELQRLSNLCHTQHLGNGEVLFQKGDAGNALFGVRRGQVRIETGASDGSRLTLNFMGPGDLFGEVAVLDGQNRTADATAGEASELFVLRREDFLSFLEREPKVAIKIIALLCQRIRWQSERMEESMLQPLPVRLARRLCALAADFGSEVHISQEQLGVFVGAARESVNRQLQAWRKEAILDLQRGRILLRNMTKLTAIARNE
- a CDS encoding DUF4926 domain-containing protein encodes the protein MSATNKKEDRAPRALDVVALLANLPEHRLARGNVGTIVEEFDDETVLVEFSDDDGRPYAVAPCLRSELLLLHYVPEAA
- a CDS encoding DUF6883 domain-containing protein, with translation MTHIPNGEKASVDIRKIEDYCLNPLHPRGRHKARVFRDALDLQRGDAMWLRDALLEAAISGDASEVATDRWGTHWRVDVLLRRHRKQAVVRTAWIIRVGDDRPTFVTCWVL